gagggagtatgtgaTATACAATAAACAATGTAAGGCGGATGTAAATTATCCCAAAATCCTTAAAAGTAAcattatactccgtataatgtaAAAGATATTTATTTTTAGCTAGTGAAAAttttctttaataaaaaatatctcTTGAAAATTACTCATAATGAATAAAAGCTGGGTAAAAGTTAACCCGGCCTACAATAAGTTTATTATACGCCAAATCTTAGGAATAAATATCCTTCACAATAGGCAATTTCTCCAATCTCTAGCACTTTGTTTGGTACTCCGTATAACATTAGTAAAAGAATGGAAGGGAAAATAAGAGAATAGAAGAGAAAGGAAAGGTAGGGAAATGAATCAAATGAacacataatttatttttgaagtaGTTTGGTTTGATGTAAAGAAAATTGTTAttttaaaagaaagaaaaaaatactttgataacttttaatattttctttccttccaaattcctCCATTTTTACGAGGAGATGAAAATTTCTTAAACATgttttttctttcatttcccattttttttctatcaaatCTCGTAGTGTCTTACACTACCTctgtttttaaatgatttttacacGTATcattttagtccgtttcataatgttctttacactttactttattctatttttggacataaaaaTATATTACCTTACCCTTTTTACCCcacaatatttataattttccacacactttctcttactttattcttttttccTTATACCATCTATTTTATCATATCAAATTTTTctctttatgaaacggaggtagtaatttTTAATTAGAAGCAAACAAGAGAAATGTCAAAGTAGGTTAATGTGCTTCCTTACGTTGTATTCCTGCAAATTGTATGTTATATACAACCTAATAATCAAGACCTAAAGCCCACGACATTATTAGGCTTAGGAGTTAGGATTACTAATTACAATAGGCATTTAAGCCCAAAATACATATATAAACATTagcgtttttttcttttttccttcaaATTTCCCTCTACCAAAATAAGACAACACGAAAACAGAAGAGGTTGACACAACACGAACTCTAAACCAACTCGAACACGATCCTTCGAGATTAATTTGTCATATTATGCTATGTATCTTACTACGATATTTTCTATAGTTTTGATAAATTTGTGAACAACACAAAATCGACATTAGAACAAACAGAAACACAATCCGACATGACACATTTGCCAACTCCATATTCCGTCATGTGTTCAGTGGTAATTgtggctgaacttggtagggaggacccgGTGTTCGATCCCCACTATAATTGGGAGGACACTTAAACCTATCCACCAAAAACTCCCCAAATCTGAATTAACCTTATGAGTGAACTGGAtgctaacacaaaaaaaaaaaaattaaaaatccgtCATGTGTTCTTTCTCTCACACACACAAACGAGAAAGCAAACTTTCCTTAAAAAGGATCACGGGAGAGATGTCGAATCCCCAACCGTAAAAACAGATTGCTGCAAACTTTTTGAGCCACTGGCGTCAATTCATCAATCATCCCTCGCTAGAATAGTCAAATCCTTGCTTACTGCTAAACTCTTTTACTTAGAAGTTTCCTTGTACCATTCCCTTCTCTCATTAAGATTAAGCGCACATTAATCTATTCAATTTCTCTGCAATTTGCAAAATTAACAGTTTTGAATCATTCAATAACCATAACTAGCAGCCATGTTGACTTTTGTCAATGCAAGATCTTATTCAAATAAATGTGCTCACCAACTATCTGGCTTCCCACTCTCTTCCAATCATTCAAATCCCCCTTATTTACTTCAAAATTCTATCTCTCTTCCAATTTTTTTGGGTTCTTCAACAACCCAATTCATTTTGGTTGATCTATTAATCAAGAAACTCTCACCTGGGTGACCCCTCTTCAAGTTTGGTGTTTGTAATCTTGGAAAAATCCACATTTACCCAACTCAAAAATCAGGTATTTTTGAAAGATTTTGAAGTTTAAAAGactattttcagattatattgcTCAATATTTGGTTAAATTTTAGACTGTAATGTAACTCTGCAATCAAATTTAGACTACAACATAGGTGGGAAGTTTTTGTTGGGCTAAAGAAAGAGAGTATTATTGAGATAgattggttttggttttggtttgaCCGTTTGATTTGTGTTTAGAGAATATGGCACATTTTAGCCAAGTTCATTCCCCTTCCTTTGATGGATCCCAACATGGTGTTGAGAATTTCCCATTTCAGACCTCACAAGGGTCTCTCAAGGTTATGTTATTACATGGGCATTTAGACATTTGGGTTAAGGAGGCAAGAAACCTCCCAAATATGGACCTGTTTCACAAAACCCTAACTGGTTTATTAGGGGGTTTGTCAATTATGGGATCATCAAAGAGGCTAACAAGTGACCCTTATGTCAATGTATCTGTTGCTGGTGCTATTTTAGCAAGAACTTTTGTAATGAGAAACAATGATAACCCTGTTTGGATGCAGCATTTCTTTGTACCAATAGCACATACTGCTGCAGAATTGCATTTTGTAGTGAAAGATGATGATGTAGTTGGTGCTCAAATCATAGGAGCTGTTGGTATATCAGCACATCAGCTGTATTCAGGTGCAAGAATTGAGGGATACTTCCCAATTACTAAAGCTAATGGTAAAAATTGGGAGACTGGTGCAGCTTTATGTTTGTCAATTCAGTATATTCCAGTTGACAGGATGAACATGTATCATTTAGGTGTGGGCCCTGGTCCTGAATATTATGGGGTTCCTAGAACATATTTCCCACTTAGGCAAGGGAATAGAATTACTCTTTACCAAGATGCACATGTTGAGGATGGTATGCTACCTGGTTTTAGGCTTGACAATGATATGCAATATGTGCATGGGAAATGCTGGTATGATATCTTGAATGCAATCTCTCATGCTCGTCGATTGGTGTACCTTACAGGGTGGTCTGTAACCCACCTTGTTAAACTTGTTCGTGATGCAAGAGATGGTTCGGGTATCACATTAGGAGCTCTGCTCAAAGCTAAAGCACAAGAGGGTGTAAGAGTGCTGCTCCTTGTTTGGGATGATCCCACTTCTCAGAATATTCTGAACTTTACTACTGTAAGTGGATTTTCTGCTCTACAATCATTGTTATTGTTTGCGAGTTTTACTTCTATTGAATCTTAATGTAGAATACTTAAAGGCAGCTATGTAGAGTCTCATTTAAGAGTGCACATTGAACTCTCCACTTTGCTGTTAGACTGATGCCCGATTTCTGTTCCTCCTTTAACTTTCCCTGTAACTATTTTTAACTAGAATAGACAATAGTCGAGCAGTGGATGTGAGTGAGTGCATTTTTACTCTCATAATGAGAGTGCCAAGCTGCCAATAGCTGTTCTCCTAGTATTTATCTTTTATGGTATCATTTGCTTATTGATTTTCCTTATTTTCCAtattcaaaatataattaatgtCTAGTTTGAAAGAAGTATCATCTTTTGATTAGTGCATCTAATGTGTAGCAAGGAATGTTAGCAACAGATGATGAAGTGACTTTCCAATTCTTCAAGGGCTCGTCAGTGCACGTGATACTTTGCCCACGATCTGGTGGAAAAGGGCATAGTATTATCAAGCAGCAGGTATTTTGCATGCTATAGTATTGTCCGACCCAAATCAATGTCCTCTCTCTTTGTTTCATGTATGAATAATTCTGTATTTGGATCATTTCTTATATTAGCATATACTGCTTGTTCTTATGTGTACCTTTGATTACACTATGGTCAGGAAGCTGGAGCAATCTATACCCATCACCAGAAAACTATAATTGTAGATGCTGATGCAGGTCACGGTTGGAGAAAGATCATTGCTTTTGTTGGTGGTCTTGACCTCTGTGCAGGGCGATATGATACCCCTGAACACTCTCTGTATAGAACATTGCAGACAGTACACAAGGATGACTTTCATCAGCCAAACTTCACTGTAATCCATACTTCTCAACTTCGCCCTATTTCACTGTCAGTTTATCTTGATGTATATTTATTCAAAAATGTATTGTTGATTTTGGTCTCTGCTGAATAGGGTCCAACTGATGGATGTCCTAGAGAACCATGGCACGATCTGCACTGTCAAATTGACGGCCCAGCTGCATATGATGTCCTCACCAACTTTCAGGAGCGTTGGTTAAAGGCTTCAAAACCTCGTGGCCTACAAAAAATGGGAAGATCTTACGATGATCATCTACTTCAGATAGATAGGGTTCCTGACATTCTCAAACTAGAAGATGTAATCAGACACAATCATGACGATAGGGAATCATGGCATGTACAGGTAATTtcacccctttttttttttgtaatctgGTGCTTAAAGTTTTTTCCCAGTTTTAGATTTCTATTTTAAGCTGTATCTCGATCGAACAACTAACTTATATCATTCCAGATTTTTCGCTCAATAGATTCCAACTCTGTTAAAGGATTTCCAAAGGATCCAAAAGATGGGACACAATGGGTTAGAAATCCTGATTCCCTCTTTAACTTCTGTGGATGAATCCCCTGCTTGGTATAGACTATAGACTAATAAtgagtttttggtttttttataTTGAAACCAGAACCTTTTGTGTGGAAAGAATGTACTAATAGACATGAGTATACAAGCAGCATATGTACATGCCATTCGCGCTGCTCAACATTTCATCTACATTGAGAATCAATACTTTCTTGGCTCCTCGTTTAATTGGGACACTTACAAGGACTTGGGTATGCTTCTTTGAACTTTAAACTGTCATTTAAATTTGCACAATTTGTTAGAACTTAGCAATGTTATGTTTTTTGGATGTTAATTCAATTAGTCGTCGCCTTCTTATTGTGTTTATACAATTATACTCCATAATAGTTTCCTAACTCTGACTGATTACTTGCATGACCCTGTATAAACATGTTATTTTCCTTATCCTGAGCAGGTGCAAACAATTTGATACCTGTTGAAATTGCGCTTAAGATTGCCAGTAAAATCAGAGCCAATGAAAGATTTGCTGTATATATTATTATTCCTATGTGGCCAGAGGGTGATCCGAAAGGCCTTGCCATGCAGCGGATTCTGTTTTGGCAGGTATAATGCAGATTATGTAGTTGTATATGAACCtgataatattattgttagttCTTAATTCAATATCAGAGCTTTTGATTTACTAAgtttcctttgttttttttcttccccTTTTGCATGAATTGCAGTTCAAGACTATGCAAATGATGTATGAGATAATCTACAAAGCTTTAGAAGAAACAGGAATGGACAGCACTTATGAGCCTCAAGACTACTTGAATTTCTTCTGTCTAGGAAACCGCGAGGTTTCAGATGAAAATTCTGCAAGAAATTATAATGGTTCTGCAAATGGAAATACTCCACAGGTGGTTAATTAACTCATCTTCTGTCTCCATTTTAAATGTAGTTCTTGTAAAGCTGTTTGTTCTTGGCACATAACACACCATGTTTTGCCTTCAAATATAGGCGCTTTCAACCAAGAATAGACGATTCATGATCTATGTTCACTCAAAAGGCATGATAGTGGACGATGAGTATGTGATCCTGGGTTCGGCAAACATCAACCAGCGATCCATGGAAGGCACCCGAGACACTGAAATTGCAACGGGTGCTTATCAGCCAAACTATACTTGGGCTAGAAGACAATCTAATCCACAAGGGCAGGTATGCTTATGGATAAATTCTTAACTATAGTGATAAATATGGCCGTTGGGCGGGTCGGGCCAACGGGCTGTGAGTTTAAAGGGATCGGGCTCACGCCAAGCCCACTCTGAATCATGCCAACGTCGAGCCGGgcagaaaagttcaaaacaggGCCCATGCCCACATACTGTCGCGTCGGGCGGGGCTCATGTTACTCTGAATCGTGTTGTGTTGGGCCGGgctgaaaagttcaaaacaggGCCCAAGCCCCATGGACTGTCGTGCCTAAGCCTGATTTTgtaaatttagcgtgctttgtcgtggtttttccaaaaaaatgcgtCCAGGCCCGGCACACGACTTCGTGCTCGTGCTGGGCCGTGCTTTTTTTTTGTCCGTGCCGGGCCAAACTTTTTCCGTACCCGTGCCGGGTCGGGTCGGACGGGCTAGAATACAATCTAATCCATCATTACCTATATAGCACCTTGACacctttttttttaactaatCTTAAGTTTAGCAAGTGATTTACTTCTGATAAGCTAAATGATCAAAGTTTATCCATGGATACAGATATATGGATACAGGATGTCACTATGGACCGAGCACCTAGGAAAGGTTGAGGACTGCTTTACGCTACCAGAAAGTGTCGAATGTGTGAGACGTGTAAGATCAATGGGTGAGCAAAACTGGAGACAATTTGCTGCAGATGAGGTGACAGAGATGAAAGGGCACTTACTGAAGTATCCTTTGCAAGTTGATAGATCAGGAATGGTTAGCCCTCTTCCTGGTTATGAGACATTCCCTGATTTAGGTGGCAAGGTTATGGGAACCTTCTCTGGCATTCAAGAGAACCTTACCATTTGATCATAACATCCATTCCctgattaattattttttgacaTGATTTTTAGCTGATTGACCATCTTCTTGTTTACTTGATCAATGTAATTATAATTGAGATTGATCAACAAATTTGTTTATTCCTTCTAATTTTTTGTCCAAATAAAATAGATGACATGTATACTTGGTTTGGGGGCT
This Spinacia oleracea cultivar Varoflay chromosome 6, BTI_SOV_V1, whole genome shotgun sequence DNA region includes the following protein-coding sequences:
- the LOC110784347 gene encoding phospholipase D beta 1-like; its protein translation is MAHFSQVHSPSFDGSQHGVENFPFQTSQGSLKVMLLHGHLDIWVKEARNLPNMDLFHKTLTGLLGGLSIMGSSKRLTSDPYVNVSVAGAILARTFVMRNNDNPVWMQHFFVPIAHTAAELHFVVKDDDVVGAQIIGAVGISAHQLYSGARIEGYFPITKANGKNWETGAALCLSIQYIPVDRMNMYHLGVGPGPEYYGVPRTYFPLRQGNRITLYQDAHVEDGMLPGFRLDNDMQYVHGKCWYDILNAISHARRLVYLTGWSVTHLVKLVRDARDGSGITLGALLKAKAQEGVRVLLLVWDDPTSQNILNFTTQGMLATDDEVTFQFFKGSSVHVILCPRSGGKGHSIIKQQEAGAIYTHHQKTIIVDADAGHGWRKIIAFVGGLDLCAGRYDTPEHSLYRTLQTVHKDDFHQPNFTGPTDGCPREPWHDLHCQIDGPAAYDVLTNFQERWLKASKPRGLQKMGRSYDDHLLQIDRVPDILKLEDVIRHNHDDRESWHVQIFRSIDSNSVKGFPKDPKDGTQWNLLCGKNVLIDMSIQAAYVHAIRAAQHFIYIENQYFLGSSFNWDTYKDLGANNLIPVEIALKIASKIRANERFAVYIIIPMWPEGDPKGLAMQRILFWQFKTMQMMYEIIYKALEETGMDSTYEPQDYLNFFCLGNREVSDENSARNYNGSANGNTPQALSTKNRRFMIYVHSKGMIVDDEYVILGSANINQRSMEGTRDTEIATGAYQPNYTWARRQSNPQGQIYGYRMSLWTEHLGKVEDCFTLPESVECVRRVRSMGEQNWRQFAADEVTEMKGHLLKYPLQVDRSGMVSPLPGYETFPDLGGKVMGTFSGIQENLTI